From Actinomyces procaprae:
GCCCGGGCCTCACGCGCCGGCCGAGGCGCCCGCCTGCGCCGGGTGGCGACGCTACTCGGGCCACGCCGCCAAGAGCGGCCAAGCGGGCGGGGGCACGCCGACCGGGCCGCCGCGGAAGCAGGCTCCGCTGCCCCGGGCAACCCTGGGGCAACCTCCACGGTCACGCCGGCGGCGGTTGGAGCCGCCACCCCCGCACCCCCCCGCCGCCGGAGCCCGGCGCCGACGCATCCCCTCGCGGCCGCCACCGCGCCTGATCGGCGCGCAGCCGGCGCGACCACGGCAACCTGCCCGAGGACGGCCTCCCACACCCGCGCACGCCGCCGCACCCGCGCACGCCACCACATCCTCGAACCAGAAGACCCATCAAACCGCTTGACACCCCCAGCGCCATAGACCATGATCTAACATCATCAAACATCATCAATACAGATGGAGTAGGACATGAGCGCGTCAACACGGATCATTCAGTCCGTGAAGGGACTCAGCGGGCGAGCCGCACTCGGCCTGGTCGGACTGGTTTCCTTCGCCCTGGTCCCGGTACTGCTGAGCGCTGCGACCACAAGCGCCCGGTCCCTGCTGGAACTGCCCCTGGCCTGGTGGGGCCCCGCCCAGTTCTCCGCAGCCATCACCGCCGTCGCCTGCGGCGCCGGAGCCGCAGGGGCGCTCTGGCACCTGCTGTCAGTCATCCTGGCCCTGCTCGCCTGTTCCGACGGCCGTCGCGGATCCCTGAGGGCTCCCGGCCGCGGAGCCCGTGCGGCCGCCCGGATACTGCGCCGCTGGGGCGCTCCCGTGGTGCGGCGGATCGCCGCCGGAGCGCTTATCGCCGGCATGTCCTCAAGCCCGGCCCTCGCCGCCACCACCGCCGCCGCTCCCGGCAGCGACGACCTGGGCTGGCAGCCCACCCAGACGGCGCCCACTGACCCCGGGGACTCAGGCACCGGCTCCTCCCCCACCGATCCGGGGCAGCCGCAGGAGAGTCCCGCCCCCACCCCCGGGCACACGGTGACGGCCGGCGAGTCCCTGTGGTCCATCACCGAAGACCTGATCGGCCCCGAGGCCTCGCCGGCGCAGGTAGCCGAGGCATGGCCACAGCTGTACCGGGCCAACACGGACGTGATCGGCTCAGACCCCGAGCTGATCCTCCCCGGAACACCCTTGTCCGTTCCCGGCTTCACCGACGAAGCCGAGTCCTGAGCCATCCAGCCGAACACCGCGAGCGCCGCCTCCCACCACCACAGCCCCAGGAGAAGCATCATGTCCGCCCTCACCGCCGCCGCCCCGGCATATCCCCAGTCCGCCCCGTCACCGCAGTCGCCCGCCACCAACGACAAGCCGCAGTTGCGTGCAGTCCCGGCACCGGAGACGATCGAGCGTCCCGGCACACCTCCCCGCAGCCGCACCCGCCCGGCCCCGGCCGCACGCACCGCCCCCGGCCTGCGCCTCTCAGCGAGCACGCCCGCCGGCACCCTCGTGCCCCGCCCGGTCCTGGACGGCGCCCAGCAGCCCAAGGACTGGGACCGCCTACGCTTCCGCCCCGTCTTGAAGCAAGGCGGCGATGACGCGAAACAGCCGAACGCCGAGGCCGAGATGCCCGATCCGGCGCGCTTCGCCGCCGTGGTCGTGACCGCCGCCGCCGAAGTGCTGTCCGGGCACCGCCGGGCGGACAACCTCGCACGCTGGACCACGCCGGAGCTGTTCGAGGCGCTCACCCGGCGGGCGGGACTGGCGTGCAGACTGCTCGGGCAGGCGCCGACGCGACTACGCCCGCGCTCGGCGCACGCCCAGCCACCCAAGCACGGCAGCTGCGAGGTGACGGTCCTGCTGGACGACGGCACCCGCGTTCGCGCGGCGGCCGCCCGCCTGGAGACCTTCAGGGGACGGTGGCTGCTGGCCGCGCTCGAAATCGCCTGAGGCTACTTGCGCCGCTTCTTGGCGGCCCGCCGCTGCTTGCGGTTACCGCCGGTGGACGCCGACTTGCCCGCTCCCGCGCCGGCGGCTGCCCCGGTCGCCGACGCCGCAGGCTCCGCGGCCCCACGGCCCTGCGCCCCCGCAGCCGGGGTGGCCGTGGCGGTGCCGTCCTCAGCGGGCGCCGTATAAGTGACGCGCTGGTTCATGGGCTCCTGGCCGGTGCTGCCCAGCACGGACCCGCGGGACGCTCCCCGCCCGTCGGCCGCAGTCCTCCCGCCTCCGGCCGACGGCGCCGCGTCCTTACCCGCGGCCTCGGCCTGTGCCTGCTGGGCGGCGGCACGAGCGGCCGCGGCGTCGAAGCGGGCTGCGTTGGCGAATACCTGCTCGACCGTCTCCTCCCGGATGCCCTCCATCATGGCCTTGAACATGTGTGCACCCTCATTGGCGTACTCGACCAGCGGGTCCCGCTGGGCCATGGCGCGCAGGCCGATGCCCTCCTTGAGGTAGTCCATCTCATACAGGTGCTCGCGCCAGCGCTTGTCCACGACGGCCAGCAGGACGCGCCGCTCCAGGGAGCGCATGGGCTCCTCCCCCAGCTGCGCGCGGGCGATGGGGTTCTCGCTCAGGCGCTGCTCGGCCTCCTCGTAGGCGACGGCGGCGTCCTCAGTGAGCTCGGCGGACAGCCGCTCGGCGGAGAGCAGGTCGCGGCCGCCTACCTCCTCGATCAGGTCCTCCTGGGTGAGGCTGACCGGGTACAGGTGCGCCAGGTCGTTCCACAGGGCGTCCAGGTCCCACTCGTCGGGACGGCCCTCCTGGGTACGGGCGGCCACGATCGTGCCGACGGCCTGGGCTCGGAAGCCGACCAGCTGCGGCTCCAGGTCCTCGCCGTCCAGGACCCGGCGGCGCTCGGAGTAGACCTTCTCGCGCTGCTCGGTCATGACGTCGTCGTACTTGAGGACGTTCTTGCGGATCTCGTAGTTGCGGGACTCGACCTGCCGCTGGGCTGAGGCGATGGCGCGCGTGACCATCTTGGACTCGATCGGCACGTCGTCGGGGTAGGCACCGGAGTTCATGATGCGCTGGGCGGCGCCGGAGGCGAACATGCGCATCAGGTCGTCCTCCATGGACAGGTAGAAGCGGGACTCCCCCGGGTCTCCCTGGCGGCCGGAGCGCCCGCGCAGCTGGTTGTCGATGCGGCGGGACTCGTGCCGCTCGGTTCCCAGCACGTACAGGCCGCCCAGCTCTACGACCTCGTCGTGCTCCGCGGCGCAGGCCTCCTGTGCGGCGGCGAGCGCCTTGGGCCAGGCCTTCTCGTACTCCTCGGCGTTCTCCTCCGGATCCAGGCCCGCCTCCTTCAGGGCGGTCACCGCGATGTGCTCGGCGTTCCCGCCGAGCATGATGTCGGTGCCGCGGCCGGCCATGTTGGTGGCCACGGTCACGGCGCCCTTGCGTCCGGCCAGGGCTACGACGGCGGCCTCACGGGCGTGCTGCTTGGCGTTGAGCACCTCGTGCTTGATGCCGCGCTCATCGAGCAGTTGGGACAGCCGCTCGGACTTCTCCACGCTGGTGGTGCCCACCAGGACGGGCTGGCCGGCCTCATGGCGCTCGGCGATGTCGTCGACGACGGCGGCCAGCTTGGCGTCCACGTTGGTGTAGACCAGGTCCGGCTGGTCCACGCGGATCATCGGCTTGTTGGTGGGGATGGGAACCACGCCGATGCCGTAGGTGCCGGCGAACTCCGCGGCCTCGGTCTCGGCGGTACCGGTCATGCCGGCGCGCGAGCCCTCCGGGTACAGGCGGAAGTAGTTCTGCAGGGTGATGGTGGCCAGGGTCTGGTTCTCGGCCTTGATCTCCACCCGCTCCTTTGCCTCGATGGCCTGGTGCATGCCCTCGTTGTAGCGGCGGCCGGGCAGGACGCGGCCGGTGTGCTCATCGACGATGAGTACCTCGCCGTCGCGCACGATGTAGTCCTTGTCCAGGTGGAACAGCTCCTTGGCCTTGATGGCGTTGTTCAGGAAGCCGATCAGGGGCGTGTTCTCCGACTCGTAGAGGTTGTCTATGCCCAGGTAGTCCTCCACGCGCTCAATTCCGGGGGCGAGTACGCCGACGGTGCGCTTCTTCTCGTCGACCTCGTAGTCCCGGCCGGCGCGCAGGCGCTGGGCGAGCTTGGCGAACTCCTTGTACCACTTGTTGACGTCCCCGGTGGCGGGGCCGGAGATGATCAGCGGGGTGCGGGCCTCGTCGATGAGGATGGAGTCGACCTCGTCTACGATCACGAAGGCGTGACCCCGCTGGACCAGGTCCTCGGGGCGCTGGGCCATGTTGTCGCGCAGGTAGTCGAAGCCGAACTCGTTGTTGGTGCCATAGGTGATGTCGCACTCGTACTGCTTGCGCCGCTGGGCGGGATTCTGGGTGGCCAGCACGCAGCCGGTCGTCAGCCCCAGGAAGCGGTGCACGCGCCCCATCAAGTCGGACTGGTACTCGGCCAGGTAGTCGTTGACGGTGACCACGTGCACGCCCTTGCCGGTCAGCGCCCGCAGGTAGGAGGGCATGGTGGCCACCAGGGTCTTGCCCTCACCGGTCTTCATCTCGGCGATGTTGCCCTGGTGCAGGGCGGCCCCGCCCATGATCTGCACGTGGTAGGGGCGCTGGCCGAGCACGCGGTCGGCGGCCTCAACCACGGTGGCGAAGGCCTCGGGGAGGAGCTCGTCGAGGGTCTCCCCGTCGGCGTACCGCTGCTTGAACTCCGCTGTCTGCTCCTGCAGCTCCGCGTCGGTGAACTGCTTGTAGTCCTCCGCCAGGGCCTCGACCTGGGTCGCGAGGGCGTCGAGCCTCTTGAGGGTCCGTCCCTCACCGATGCGAAGGATCCGATCGACGATCGACACGCTGCTTTCTCCCCTGGTAGCTGATGGGAGCCCGCCGGCATGCGGCGCCTAGGAGGGCGGGCCCCGTGCCCGGGTGGACCGGGCGCGGACGCCGCCATGGTATGCCATTGCACGGCTGGGTCCCGGGCAGGGGGCGGGCTATCGCTCACCGCTGAGCGCATCCGCCGTCGTCCACAGCCGCCCTCGAAGACGGCCCGCCCGCGGCGCCTGTGGATAACCCGCGTCCGCGGCGGGCGCCCCGCCGCGGACGGGACGCACACTGTGCGCATGCTCCGTCACCTGCCGGGCGCGCTCGCCGACGCCGTGCACGTCGCCCTGCCGCTCAGTTGCGCCGGCTGCGGCCGGTGGGACGTCTCCCTGTGCGAGGACTGCGCGGCACTGCTCGAGGCGGCGCCGCACCGGGTCGAGCACGCCGACGCCGCCGCCGGACTGGCCGTGTGGGCGCTGGCTGCCTACGCCGGTCCGGTCAGGTCCCTGGTGCTGAGCTGGAAGAACGGCGCCCGGGAGGAGCTTGACCGTGTCATGTCCCGGGCGGGCCGACGGGCGGGCCGCCAAGTGGCGGAGGGCCTGTCCGCCCGGACGGTGGCGGCAGTGTCCGCGGCCGACGGCCTGCTGGTGGTTCCGGCACCGTCCGGCCTGCAGCGGCGGGCGCGCGGCAGGCTGGTGGCGGCACGGCTCGCCGACGCCATCGCACTCGGCATGGCCGAAGGCCTGCGGGAGGTGTCCCGGGACGTGTCGCGGCGGCCGGTGACGGTGGCCAGCGCGGACGTGCTGCGGCGTCGGGCCGGTGCGGGCGGCGTGCGGCAGGCGGGCCGGTCTGCGGCCCAGCGGCGCGCCAACCGCTCGACGCCGCCGCGGGTGGTGGCCCCGGTCGCAGGGATGGCGGTGGTACTGGTCGATGACGTGGTTACCACCGGGGCCACGCTGGGGGCCTGCGCCCGAGCACTGCGCCTGGCGGGCGCAGTGGTTGAGGAGGCCCTGGTGGTGGCCGCGGCCCCGCCGCCGGCCCGGGGGCGTCCGGTGGTGGTCCCCGGCGGCCCGGTGCTCCCCGCAGACGGCGGCGGGATGGCCATGAGCGCCCCAAAAATGGTGTAGGTTATGTGTCGTAACGCACACACTAGTGCGCGGCGGCCGAGGTCGGCGCCGCGCCCCGGTTCTCCGCCGGCAGCACACGAGGAGGTGGCCAACCACTCCGAAGCCGCCGCGAGGTGCGGCGGCTGTCTCCCCCCCAGCCCGATCCCCTCACAAGGATCACTTGGACTCAGAAAGAGGTTCCACCATGGACATCACCGTCGTCGGTCGCAATGCGGAGATCAGCTCTCGCCTGCGGGACTACGTCGAGGAGAAGGCCGCCAAGGTCGAGCAGTTCGACCCGCGCGTCCAACGAGTCGAGGTCGAGGTCACCCACGAGCGCAACCCGCGTCAGGCGGACACCGCCGAGCGCGCAGAGATCACCGTCATCTCCAAGGGCCCGGTGATCCGGGCCGAGGCCAGCTCCTCCGACCGCTTCGCCGCCTTCGACATCGCCATGGGGAAGCTGACCGAGCGCTTGCGCCGGGCACGCGACCGGAAGAAGAACCACCGCCGCCACATCGTCGAGCTCCCCGACCAGGTCGCGTCCGCCCCCGCCGAGGAGCCGGAGCTGCCGGACACCGACGACCTGCCCATCGAGGACTCGCCCTCGGCGCCCACCCAGCCGGGTGTGGCGGTGGAGTCCCAGCTGGGAGACTCCCCCGTGGTGGTACGGCAGAAGCTCCACGACGCAGTGCCGATGACGGTGGATGAGGCCCTGTACCAGATGGAGCTGGTGGGCCACCCCTTCTACCTCTTCATTGAGAAGTCCACGATGCAGCCCTGCGCCGTCTACCACCGGCACGGCTGGACCTACGGCGTCATCCGCCTGAACGCGCAAGTCACCACCGGCGACTGAGCCACCCGCCACGATCGTGGCAGCGCCCCGCATGCAACCTCCGGCATGCGGGGCGCCCCGCATGCTCGCCGCTGCCGGGCCCGTCCGCCGCGGCGCGGCGGGCAGTCCCGCCGCGGCGCGCTCCCTCAGGGAAGCGGGTAGGCGATGTCGGTGATGCCGGTGGCGCTCACACGCCAGGCCGCGCCCGTGTGCTGCCAGATGCGCCCTTCGGCGTCGGTCAGCTGGACCGCTCCGGTAGCCCGGTCCGCAGTGACGGCGACCGCAGCCGGGGACGTGATGGCGGCGGTCAGCGGCCCGCCGACGGGAACGCGCAAAACACCCGACGCCACCTGGCCGTCCTCGGAGGCGGGCAGCACGGCCACGCTCAGCGGGTCATACCAGACGACGGCGTCGGTGCGGGCCGCGGCTGCGGCGGGCAGCTCCAGGGGATCTCCCAGGCCGGTCGGGGTGCCGTCGTTACGGACGATCACAGCCACGCTCACACGGTCATCACCGTGCTCGCCGCTCCCCCGGTGGCGCACCACAATGCGAGCCGACTCGGCGGCCAGGTCGAAGGCCACAACCGTCCGGCTGCTCAGCCACGGGGCGTCTATCGACGCCCGCCGGCCCCGGCCGTCAACGGCGATGATCCGCCCCTCCGCCCCTGTCCACACCCACTGGTGGCGGTCCACGATCGGGGGCAGCAGCCCCTGGGTCGCGGCCTCGGCGCCGTCCGCCTCTCCGGCCCCGTCCGGGTCCGGGGCGGCACCGGGCTCGGCCTCGGTGTCAGAGTCGGCGCGGGAATCGGCCTCCCCCACAGACATGATGACGTCGGCCGCGCCCTGCCCCGGTGACACGCGCAGCAGGCTGGAACGGGTCAGGGCGTACACGGTGCCGTCCTGGGCGAGCGTGGGGTGAGAGGCGACGTCGGCGCCCATGGTCTGGGCCGCCACCAGGGTGGTACGGGTGGAACTCGTGCCCTGGACGACGGCTCCCGCCCACATCCCGACCACTTGCCCCGGCGGCGTGTCGACGGCGGGCAGCGCCGTCGGCGCCCCGAGCTCGTCGCCATCGGCCCGCACGGCGACGTCCCGCACCTGCGTGAGGTCGGATGCACCCAGAAGCGTGGCGCGAATCTGCGCCACCAGGAGCCGTGCCTGCGCCTCATCTAGGTCACCCGGACCGCCCAGGCCGATCAGGTCGACGCTGGCGATCCCGCCCTCGACTACGACGCCGTCGTCCCCGATGGTGACGCCGGCGGGAATCGCGGTGGACACCCCCGCGGCCATCCAGGTCGAGGGCCCCTCCAGCAGCGCCTCGACCAGTCGCCGGGACAGCTCGTGGCGGGGCAGCCAGCGCAGCTCCGGAACCAGGCGGGTGTGGTCAGGGGTCAGGAAGAACAGCGGCGCGGAGCCGAAGCCGGCCATCAGGTCACCGTCGGACAGGAGCATCCCGTCGGGCAGCTCGGCTATGCGCCACTGGCCCGACGCATTGGTGGTCAGCGCGTAGCGGTAGGAGTGATCGGGATCGGCAGCTCCGGTGAACACGCCGACCGGGTCGACGACGCCTATCAGGTCGACCGTGACGGTCACCTCGTGCTCGACCAGGGCGACCACCGGCGTGGTCGAGCCCTCGTAGACGCCCACCGCGGCGGTGGGCTGCCAGGAGGCGGAGGCCGCGTCGGTAAGGAAGGCCCGCGCGGTGGCGAAGTCGTCGAACAGCCCGGCGGCGCAGGCACGCAGGAACCCCGTGACGATCTCATCCGGGGTGGCGCCGTCCGCGGGGCCCGCCGCGGTCTGGACGAGCTGTTCGTCACCCGCCCCCAGGACGTCGGACTCGGCCACGCCCCCGGACGTGGGCAGGGCGGTGCAGGCGGCGAGCGAGCCGCCACCGAGCAGCAGCGCGGCGAGCACCGCGCGACGAGGCACGTCCCGGGCGGGGCGGCGCTCGGGCAGGGCGGATGCGGGACCCGTCACCGGCGGCCCCCCTCCTGCTTCCTGCGGGAGTCGGTGTCCTCGGGCGTACGCGCCGTCGGGCCCTCCCCCGGGGCGATGACGGTCACGCGCACCTGCGCGTCGGCCTCATCGGCCTCGGTGGGCGTGGCGACCTCCTCCTGCTCGGAGTCGCGATCGACGTCCGAGCGGCGGGAGGCAGGCGAGGGCGTGAGCGCCGGGACGGCCGGAACGGTGACGTCGACGTCCTTGGTGCGGGCGCCGACCCGGGAGACGGGCGGGGCGTCGTCGGGAACCACGTCCAGGGGGCCGGGCTTGGTAAAGGTGCCGGGGGTCGCATCGGGACCGAGGCGGCGCGGCAGGGTCAGCACGAAGGAGGCGCCGTCCGCGGGCCAGCCCCAGGCGGTCAGGGTGCCGCCGTGCAGCACGGCGTCCTCCAGGGAGATGGACAGGCCCAGCCCGGTGCCGCCCAGGGTGCGCTTGCGGGACGGGTCGGCGCGGTAGAAGCGGTCGAAGACCTTCTTGACCACGTCCGGGCTCATGCCCACCCCGTGATCGCGCACGCGTACGGCGACTGCGTCACCGTTGGCGGCGACGGTGATGTCAATGGGGGATCCCTCGGCGTGCTCAAGCGCGTTGACGATCAGGTTGCGCAGGATGCGCTCGACCCGGGCTACATCGACCTCGGCGACGCAGGGCTCCTCGGGCAGGTGCAGGCGGATCGGCGAGCCGGAGGCCTCAACGTGGACGGCGACCAGGTCGAGTACGCCGTGCAGGACGGCCCCGATATCCGCCTCCGCGGCGCGCAGCTGCACGCGGCCGGAGTCGATGCGGGAGATCTCCAGCAGGTCTGAGAGCATCTGCTCAAAGCGGTCTATCTCGCGCATGAGGATCTTCAGGCTGCGCGTGGCGAACGGGTCCTGAATCTCATCGCGGGCCTGCCAGATCTGCTCCGCGGCCAGCCGGATGGACGCCAGGGGCGTGCGCAGCTCGTGGGATACGTCGGACACGAACAGCTTCTCCACCTTCGACAGGCTCTCCCAGGCCTGGATCTGCGCCTCGAGGGAGTCGGCCATATTGTTGAAGGAGCGCGACAGCGTGGCGATCTCATTCTCCCCCGACACCGGCAGCCGCTCCTGGAGGTGGCCGGCCGCCAGGCGCTCGGCCGCCAAGGAGGCCCGCCGGATGGGGATCAGCACCCGGGAGGTGAGGGCCCACAGCCCGACGATGAGCAGCAGCAGGAAGCCGGCGCCGGCGATGATGATGGCCCGCGTGGCCAGGTCGATGACGTGCTGCTCGGGCGCCAGCGTGTACACGAGGAACAGGTTGTACCCGCCGGCCAGCGGCAGGTTGACGCGAGAGCCGACCATGAGTCCCGGGGCGGTTCCGTCGCCGTCGGGTATGCCCACGGACTGGAAGTACTGGGTGCCGGTTTGGCCCGCGTCGATCTGGGAGACCAGGTTGTCGGTGATCAGCGCGGCCAGGTCCGCATCGGTGGCCAGGTCGTTGATGATGATCGTTGAGGTCTCGCCACCGGCGCGGCGCAGCACCACGCCCACACCGCCCGCCCCGACGAAGGAGTCGTTGATGGAGGCGAGCTGCGCCTGCGCCGTCGCGGTCAGGTCATCGGCAGTGTCGACCTGGGCGACGTCGAAGGCGGACTGGGCTGCGGCCGTGCGCTGGCGAGCATCGGTGAGGATGGCGGCGCGACGCTCGGCGAACACGTCGTTGCGAATGGTGATCGTGACCGCCACCAGCAGCACGGCGATGAGGACCACGCCGGCCACCGTGGCGAACAGCACCATGGAGGTGCCAAGAGAGCGGCGTGCCGCCCCCAGCGGAGTCGGCACGCCGCGACGCCCTGTACGCCGACCCCGGAGTCGAGCTTCCACGGTCAGCGAGCCACGGGACTCGGGTGGCGAGGCGGGCGGGACTCAGGCGTCACCGCGCCCGCAGTCACTTGCCGTCGCCGGCACGGTAGCCGACGCCGCGCACCGTCACCACGATGCTGGGATGCTCGGGGTCCTTCTCGATCTTGGCGCGCAGGCGCTGCACGTGCACGTTGACCAGGCGGGTGTCGGCGGCGTGCTGGTAGCCCCACACCTGCTCCAGCAGCTCCTCACGCGTGAACACCTTCCACGGGGTGCGGGCGAGGGTGACCAGCAGGTCGAACTCCAGCGGCGTGAGGTTGATGACGGTGTCACCGCGGTGGACCTGGTGGCCGGAGACGTCGATGTCCAGGTCGCCGGCGCGCACGTGCTCAGCGCCATTGGCGTCGATGTTGCGGCGCAGGCGAGTGCGGACGCGAGCCAGCAGCTCCTTGGACTTGAAGGGCTTGGTGACGTAGTCGTCAGCGCCGGCCTCGAGCCCGGCCACCACGTCCTGGGTGTCGGTGCGCGCGGTGAGCATGATGATCGGCACGTCGGACTCGGAGCGGATGAGCTTGCAGATCTCCACGCCGTCGAGCCCCGGCAGCATCAGGTCCAGCAGGACCAGATCCGGATCAGTCTCGCGGAAGGCCTCGAGGGCCTTCGCGCCGTCGGCGCAGAAGGACGGAGTGTAGTCCTCCGCCTCCAGCATGATGCCGATCATCTCGGCCAGGGCAGTATCATCGTCAACGACCAGAATGCGAGTGCGCATGGCGCCTATCTTGACACGTACATAAGGCACGAATGGCGCCTACATGCCACACCGCGACGTTCCTCACATGCAATTGAGGTTGACTTAAGCCCTTCGATCGGAGGGACTTTCGGCCCCCTGCTTAGGTTTCGCGCCTGTCCCGCTCCCCGCACCCGCCCCCGCGGACCGTGCGAAAAACACTTCGCAGGAACATGCAACCCGGGCGTGTCCGCACCCCAGGAGCACCGGCAGCCACGCCACGAAGCAGCACCGGCAACTGCACCTCGACCCTCACCGCGGCCGACGCCGCGCCTCAAGAGCCCGCCCGCCCCGGCCCGGCCCCGGCTGGCGCTTCTCCTCCTCGAGGGGGAGAGCACCGGCGCCAACACCGTGAAACAGTATGCACATGAGCAGCGACAACACCGGATGGCAGTCCCCCTCCGGCGGCGACCCCGCGGGGTCGTCCCCCGCCCCCGGGCAGTACCCGCAGTCGTCCTCCGGCTACGGCACCGACTCCCCCCAGCCCGAGCCGCCCGCCTACGGCCAGTACCAGCAGGCCGCCCCGGGGCAGGCCGCCGGCACCGAGGGCCAGTACGCCCAACAGGCGGGCGCCTACCCCGCGGGAGCAACCGGCTTCTTCGTCGCCCCCAAGCCCGGAATCATTCCGCTGCGCCCGCTGAGCATCGGCGAGATCATCGGCGGTGCCTTCGAGTCCCTGCGCGCCAACCCCCGGGCGATGTTCCTGCCCGCCCTGC
This genomic window contains:
- a CDS encoding ComF family protein; protein product: MLRHLPGALADAVHVALPLSCAGCGRWDVSLCEDCAALLEAAPHRVEHADAAAGLAVWALAAYAGPVRSLVLSWKNGAREELDRVMSRAGRRAGRQVAEGLSARTVAAVSAADGLLVVPAPSGLQRRARGRLVAARLADAIALGMAEGLREVSRDVSRRPVTVASADVLRRRAGAGGVRQAGRSAAQRRANRSTPPRVVAPVAGMAVVLVDDVVTTGATLGACARALRLAGAVVEEALVVAAAPPPARGRPVVVPGGPVLPADGGGMAMSAPKMV
- a CDS encoding Rv3235 family protein — encoded protein: MSALTAAAPAYPQSAPSPQSPATNDKPQLRAVPAPETIERPGTPPRSRTRPAPAARTAPGLRLSASTPAGTLVPRPVLDGAQQPKDWDRLRFRPVLKQGGDDAKQPNAEAEMPDPARFAAVVVTAAAEVLSGHRRADNLARWTTPELFEALTRRAGLACRLLGQAPTRLRPRSAHAQPPKHGSCEVTVLLDDGTRVRAAAARLETFRGRWLLAALEIA
- the mtrB gene encoding MtrAB system histidine kinase MtrB — protein: MPTPLGAARRSLGTSMVLFATVAGVVLIAVLLVAVTITIRNDVFAERRAAILTDARQRTAAAQSAFDVAQVDTADDLTATAQAQLASINDSFVGAGGVGVVLRRAGGETSTIIINDLATDADLAALITDNLVSQIDAGQTGTQYFQSVGIPDGDGTAPGLMVGSRVNLPLAGGYNLFLVYTLAPEQHVIDLATRAIIIAGAGFLLLLIVGLWALTSRVLIPIRRASLAAERLAAGHLQERLPVSGENEIATLSRSFNNMADSLEAQIQAWESLSKVEKLFVSDVSHELRTPLASIRLAAEQIWQARDEIQDPFATRSLKILMREIDRFEQMLSDLLEISRIDSGRVQLRAAEADIGAVLHGVLDLVAVHVEASGSPIRLHLPEEPCVAEVDVARVERILRNLIVNALEHAEGSPIDITVAANGDAVAVRVRDHGVGMSPDVVKKVFDRFYRADPSRKRTLGGTGLGLSISLEDAVLHGGTLTAWGWPADGASFVLTLPRRLGPDATPGTFTKPGPLDVVPDDAPPVSRVGARTKDVDVTVPAVPALTPSPASRRSDVDRDSEQEEVATPTEADEADAQVRVTVIAPGEGPTARTPEDTDSRRKQEGGRR
- a CDS encoding LpqB family beta-propeller domain-containing protein; translated protein: MTGPASALPERRPARDVPRRAVLAALLLGGGSLAACTALPTSGGVAESDVLGAGDEQLVQTAAGPADGATPDEIVTGFLRACAAGLFDDFATARAFLTDAASASWQPTAAVGVYEGSTTPVVALVEHEVTVTVDLIGVVDPVGVFTGAADPDHSYRYALTTNASGQWRIAELPDGMLLSDGDLMAGFGSAPLFFLTPDHTRLVPELRWLPRHELSRRLVEALLEGPSTWMAAGVSTAIPAGVTIGDDGVVVEGGIASVDLIGLGGPGDLDEAQARLLVAQIRATLLGASDLTQVRDVAVRADGDELGAPTALPAVDTPPGQVVGMWAGAVVQGTSSTRTTLVAAQTMGADVASHPTLAQDGTVYALTRSSLLRVSPGQGAADVIMSVGEADSRADSDTEAEPGAAPDPDGAGEADGAEAATQGLLPPIVDRHQWVWTGAEGRIIAVDGRGRRASIDAPWLSSRTVVAFDLAAESARIVVRHRGSGEHGDDRVSVAVIVRNDGTPTGLGDPLELPAAAAARTDAVVWYDPLSVAVLPASEDGQVASGVLRVPVGGPLTAAITSPAAVAVTADRATGAVQLTDAEGRIWQHTGAAWRVSATGITDIAYPLP
- the mtrA gene encoding MtrAB system response regulator MtrA — protein: MRTRILVVDDDTALAEMIGIMLEAEDYTPSFCADGAKALEAFRETDPDLVLLDLMLPGLDGVEICKLIRSESDVPIIMLTARTDTQDVVAGLEAGADDYVTKPFKSKELLARVRTRLRRNIDANGAEHVRAGDLDIDVSGHQVHRGDTVINLTPLEFDLLVTLARTPWKVFTREELLEQVWGYQHAADTRLVNVHVQRLRAKIEKDPEHPSIVVTVRGVGYRAGDGK
- the secA gene encoding preprotein translocase subunit SecA encodes the protein MSIVDRILRIGEGRTLKRLDALATQVEALAEDYKQFTDAELQEQTAEFKQRYADGETLDELLPEAFATVVEAADRVLGQRPYHVQIMGGAALHQGNIAEMKTGEGKTLVATMPSYLRALTGKGVHVVTVNDYLAEYQSDLMGRVHRFLGLTTGCVLATQNPAQRRKQYECDITYGTNNEFGFDYLRDNMAQRPEDLVQRGHAFVIVDEVDSILIDEARTPLIISGPATGDVNKWYKEFAKLAQRLRAGRDYEVDEKKRTVGVLAPGIERVEDYLGIDNLYESENTPLIGFLNNAIKAKELFHLDKDYIVRDGEVLIVDEHTGRVLPGRRYNEGMHQAIEAKERVEIKAENQTLATITLQNYFRLYPEGSRAGMTGTAETEAAEFAGTYGIGVVPIPTNKPMIRVDQPDLVYTNVDAKLAAVVDDIAERHEAGQPVLVGTTSVEKSERLSQLLDERGIKHEVLNAKQHAREAAVVALAGRKGAVTVATNMAGRGTDIMLGGNAEHIAVTALKEAGLDPEENAEEYEKAWPKALAAAQEACAAEHDEVVELGGLYVLGTERHESRRIDNQLRGRSGRQGDPGESRFYLSMEDDLMRMFASGAAQRIMNSGAYPDDVPIESKMVTRAIASAQRQVESRNYEIRKNVLKYDDVMTEQREKVYSERRRVLDGEDLEPQLVGFRAQAVGTIVAARTQEGRPDEWDLDALWNDLAHLYPVSLTQEDLIEEVGGRDLLSAERLSAELTEDAAVAYEEAEQRLSENPIARAQLGEEPMRSLERRVLLAVVDKRWREHLYEMDYLKEGIGLRAMAQRDPLVEYANEGAHMFKAMMEGIREETVEQVFANAARFDAAAARAAAQQAQAEAAGKDAAPSAGGGRTAADGRGASRGSVLGSTGQEPMNQRVTYTAPAEDGTATATPAAGAQGRGAAEPAASATGAAAGAGAGKSASTGGNRKQRRAAKKRRK
- a CDS encoding LysM peptidoglycan-binding domain-containing protein; amino-acid sequence: MSASTRIIQSVKGLSGRAALGLVGLVSFALVPVLLSAATTSARSLLELPLAWWGPAQFSAAITAVACGAGAAGALWHLLSVILALLACSDGRRGSLRAPGRGARAAARILRRWGAPVVRRIAAGALIAGMSSSPALAATTAAAPGSDDLGWQPTQTAPTDPGDSGTGSSPTDPGQPQESPAPTPGHTVTAGESLWSITEDLIGPEASPAQVAEAWPQLYRANTDVIGSDPELILPGTPLSVPGFTDEAES
- the hpf gene encoding ribosome hibernation-promoting factor, HPF/YfiA family, producing MDITVVGRNAEISSRLRDYVEEKAAKVEQFDPRVQRVEVEVTHERNPRQADTAERAEITVISKGPVIRAEASSSDRFAAFDIAMGKLTERLRRARDRKKNHRRHIVELPDQVASAPAEEPELPDTDDLPIEDSPSAPTQPGVAVESQLGDSPVVVRQKLHDAVPMTVDEALYQMELVGHPFYLFIEKSTMQPCAVYHRHGWTYGVIRLNAQVTTGD